A section of the Desulfuribacillus stibiiarsenatis genome encodes:
- a CDS encoding DUF116 domain-containing protein, with product MDFNAYAPKRIFIGLVLGAVLLFSGLIYYVWHVGMNQDTELYRTIFTAIIVASLILMGFIGLVFGGMIITIVRSESFSVPLVQNLMRFTISYFFPLALQIGKILRIQKKHIMQSFIQVNNQMVLAKKIKVPAERILLLLPHCVQNADCKHKITRDINNCVMCGRCPVNQLMEIRDKHHVHLRVVTGGTLARQIVKSVRPKAIVAVACERDLVSGIIDSLPLPVLGVLNVRPNGPCFNTQVIFEEIEIAIEQLKQDVIWSEQDESEQKHKQKEHA from the coding sequence ATGGATTTTAACGCATACGCTCCCAAACGAATTTTCATAGGACTTGTATTAGGTGCTGTATTACTGTTTAGTGGACTCATTTACTATGTATGGCATGTAGGGATGAATCAGGATACAGAATTATATAGAACTATTTTCACTGCGATTATCGTCGCCAGTTTAATTCTTATGGGGTTTATAGGGCTTGTGTTTGGAGGTATGATCATTACCATTGTCCGATCGGAATCTTTTTCAGTGCCATTAGTTCAAAATCTTATGCGATTTACAATTAGCTATTTCTTTCCTTTGGCACTGCAAATTGGGAAAATATTAAGAATTCAAAAGAAACATATCATGCAATCATTTATTCAAGTGAATAATCAAATGGTGTTAGCGAAAAAAATTAAAGTTCCAGCCGAAAGAATCCTTTTACTACTACCACATTGCGTTCAGAACGCAGATTGCAAACATAAAATCACTCGAGATATTAACAACTGTGTTATGTGCGGAAGATGCCCCGTCAATCAATTGATGGAAATTCGAGATAAACATCATGTTCATTTACGAGTTGTAACTGGTGGGACGTTAGCAAGGCAAATAGTAAAATCAGTAAGACCTAAGGCGATAGTAGCAGTAGCTTGCGAAAGGGATTTAGTCAGCGGTATTATTGACAGTCTACCTTTACCAGTGTTAGGTGTATTGAATGTTCGACCCAATGGACCATGTTTTAATACGCAAGTAATATTCGAAGAAATCGAAATAGCGATTGAACAGCTTAAACAAGACGTAATCTGGAGTGAACAGGATGAATCGGAACAAAAGCACAAACAAAAAGAACACGCGTAA
- the rsmB gene encoding 16S rRNA (cytosine(967)-C(5))-methyltransferase RsmB: MNRNKSTNKKNTRKVTNAREKALDILVKIEENSGFSNLVLQNELKDTPFDKRDRGLITELVYGTIQRMNTIDFIVNHFLTKRKIETLDTWLKQLLRMAAYQIRFLEKIPERAVVNESVETAKRWGHQGISSFVNGVLRNLIRSPELPLLPNKDRKPIEYFSLSYSFPIWMIEKWIAQYGLEKTETMLEVMVQPAPFTIRHNTLKTEPSTFEGLLSETQLQWEKSPYVKEAYYVKGIGDVSQNKLFTEGYFTIQDESSMLVATVLSPKSDELILDACSAPGGKTTHIAEIQRDKGKVIANEIHPHKISLVEQLAKRLGIQSIETHLGDFLEFESEQLYSSVLLDAPCSGLGVIRRKPELKWNIKEESIADLIQLQQRLIRHAAKYVRPGGTLVYSTCTINRDENINIIEQFLAEHSEFQPARIQEYIPESIQSKINMSHEHMVQIFPQDMNSDGFFIAKLRKL, from the coding sequence ATGAATCGGAACAAAAGCACAAACAAAAAGAACACGCGTAAGGTTACCAATGCAAGAGAAAAAGCTTTAGATATATTGGTAAAAATCGAAGAAAATAGCGGGTTTAGTAATCTAGTGTTACAAAACGAGCTAAAAGATACTCCCTTTGATAAGAGGGATCGTGGCTTAATAACGGAACTTGTATATGGCACAATCCAAAGAATGAATACAATTGATTTCATAGTGAATCACTTCTTAACTAAGAGAAAAATTGAAACACTTGATACTTGGTTAAAACAATTACTTCGCATGGCGGCATATCAAATACGTTTTTTGGAGAAAATTCCAGAACGGGCAGTTGTCAATGAATCAGTAGAAACAGCAAAACGCTGGGGTCATCAAGGAATATCATCGTTCGTTAACGGGGTATTGCGAAATCTCATTCGATCACCAGAACTGCCTTTGTTGCCAAATAAGGACCGAAAACCGATTGAGTATTTTTCATTGTCGTACTCCTTTCCAATCTGGATGATCGAGAAGTGGATCGCGCAATATGGATTAGAAAAAACAGAAACAATGCTAGAAGTGATGGTTCAACCTGCGCCATTCACCATTCGACATAACACATTAAAAACAGAACCAAGTACCTTTGAAGGCCTTCTAAGTGAAACGCAACTTCAGTGGGAAAAGAGTCCCTATGTGAAAGAAGCATATTATGTAAAGGGAATAGGTGATGTTTCTCAAAACAAACTATTTACCGAAGGGTACTTTACAATACAAGATGAAAGTTCCATGCTAGTTGCAACAGTCTTGTCTCCAAAGTCAGATGAGCTAATTCTTGATGCATGTTCAGCACCAGGTGGCAAAACGACTCATATCGCTGAGATTCAAAGGGATAAAGGTAAAGTTATTGCCAATGAAATACACCCACATAAGATTTCTTTAGTTGAACAATTGGCGAAACGTCTCGGAATCCAAAGCATAGAAACACATCTTGGTGACTTTTTGGAGTTTGAGTCTGAACAGCTTTATTCAAGTGTCCTTTTAGATGCACCATGCTCAGGGTTAGGTGTCATTCGCAGAAAACCAGAGCTAAAATGGAATATAAAAGAGGAATCAATTGCTGATTTAATTCAATTGCAACAACGCCTAATTCGCCATGCTGCAAAATACGTTCGACCTGGTGGAACTTTAGTCTATTCTACTTGTACTATAAATCGAGACGAGAATATTAATATCATAGAACAATTTCTTGCAGAACACTCTGAGTTTCAACCTGCAAGAATTCAAGAGTACATACCAGAATCAATTCAATCAAAAATTAACATGAGTCATGAGCATATGGTTCAGATTTTCCCTCAAGACATGAATTCAGATGGATTTTTTATTGCGAAACTACGTAAGCTTTAA
- the rlmN gene encoding 23S rRNA (adenine(2503)-C(2))-methyltransferase RlmN, which yields MKQLLFGDLTFDEMSDKVVKMGQAKFRAAQIYEWIYQKRVNQIDLMTNLPKVFQQQLTEEFIFPGVKQVMKQVSKDKTIKWLLSMQDDANIETVLMPSNYGNTVCVSTQVGCKMGCSFCASTIGGIERNLSSGEMVEQVLHVQRFLDFQKERVSNVVIMGSGEPLDNYNDTIKFIQVINHDKGLNIGQRHITLSTCGVVPRIYDLIKDAPQVTLSVSLHAPNDELRSEIMPINKKHRLVDVIQACRDFVDMTRRRITFEYALIEGKNDLPKHARELAELLNHLMCHVNLIPVNEVAERDNKRTNDNGVEKFKQILEKGGISVTVRKERGADIAAACGQLRAQATKQ from the coding sequence TTGAAACAACTATTATTTGGAGATTTAACATTTGACGAAATGTCAGATAAAGTAGTAAAAATGGGACAAGCGAAATTTCGTGCGGCACAAATATATGAATGGATCTATCAGAAACGTGTGAACCAAATTGATTTAATGACGAATTTACCGAAAGTATTTCAGCAACAGCTGACGGAAGAGTTTATATTCCCTGGCGTAAAACAGGTAATGAAACAAGTATCTAAAGATAAAACAATCAAGTGGCTCTTATCAATGCAAGATGACGCAAATATAGAGACCGTATTAATGCCGAGTAATTATGGCAATACGGTTTGTGTGAGTACACAGGTTGGATGCAAGATGGGATGTTCTTTTTGCGCTTCTACAATTGGTGGAATTGAACGCAATTTATCGTCAGGAGAGATGGTAGAACAAGTTTTGCATGTACAACGTTTTCTTGATTTCCAAAAAGAACGGGTTAGTAATGTCGTGATTATGGGCTCTGGGGAGCCGTTAGATAATTACAATGATACAATAAAATTTATCCAGGTGATCAATCATGATAAGGGATTAAATATTGGGCAGCGTCATATTACCCTTTCTACCTGTGGAGTTGTTCCAAGAATTTATGATCTAATAAAGGATGCACCACAAGTAACTTTATCCGTTTCCTTACATGCTCCTAATGATGAATTACGATCTGAGATCATGCCGATTAACAAAAAGCACCGATTGGTGGACGTAATACAAGCATGTAGAGATTTTGTAGATATGACAAGAAGACGCATAACCTTCGAATATGCTTTAATTGAAGGCAAAAATGACCTACCAAAGCATGCGAGAGAATTGGCTGAGTTACTTAATCACCTTATGTGCCATGTGAATTTGATTCCTGTCAATGAAGTTGCTGAGAGAGATAATAAACGCACAAATGATAATGGTGTAGAAAAATTCAAGCAAATTTTAGAAAAAGGTGGCATTTCAGTCACGGTAAGAAAAGAACGTGGGGCGGATATTGCAGCAGCTTGCGGTCAATTAAGGGCTCAAGCAACGAAACAATAA
- a CDS encoding Stp1/IreP family PP2C-type Ser/Thr phosphatase — translation MEWAAKSDVGLVRKTNEDSFLVRIQDGKQSIAIVADGMGGHQGGKIASKITVETILEGIDQFYPEDRDQIYEIDSTVAIKRAVKFANQRVYDTAQEDKQLAGMGTTVVIALLNAEQVEIAHVGDSRAYIISKNGLTQITDDHSLVNELLAQGKITEEEAIHHPQRNMITRALGTSASVIIDIAKHVWEYEDILLLCSDGLSESISSEVILQTFYEGHSLEDAVNSLLEKSLQAGGKDNITIVAIKNLSNHNDEKFIERGSN, via the coding sequence ATGGAATGGGCCGCGAAGAGTGATGTAGGATTAGTTCGCAAAACCAATGAAGATAGTTTTCTTGTGAGAATACAAGATGGGAAACAGTCAATTGCTATTGTAGCCGATGGTATGGGAGGACACCAAGGAGGAAAGATTGCTAGTAAGATCACAGTAGAGACAATATTAGAAGGTATCGATCAGTTTTATCCAGAAGATCGTGACCAAATTTATGAGATAGATTCTACTGTAGCGATTAAAAGAGCAGTCAAATTCGCGAATCAACGCGTCTACGATACGGCACAGGAAGATAAACAGCTTGCGGGTATGGGAACAACAGTCGTGATCGCATTATTGAACGCTGAACAAGTGGAAATAGCACATGTAGGCGATAGTCGAGCTTATATAATCTCTAAAAATGGATTAACGCAAATTACCGATGATCATTCGCTAGTCAATGAACTTTTGGCACAAGGTAAGATTACTGAGGAAGAGGCAATCCATCACCCGCAGAGAAATATGATCACAAGAGCATTAGGAACAAGCGCATCCGTTATTATCGATATTGCCAAGCATGTATGGGAATACGAGGACATCCTACTGCTTTGCTCCGATGGTTTAAGTGAATCAATATCGTCGGAGGTAATCCTTCAAACATTCTACGAAGGTCATAGCTTAGAAGATGCAGTAAATTCACTATTAGAAAAGAGTCTACAAGCTGGCGGAAAAGACAATATTACGATTGTAGCGATTAAAAACTTATCAAATCATAACGATGAGAAATTCATAGAGAGGGGGAGTAACTGA
- the pknB gene encoding Stk1 family PASTA domain-containing Ser/Thr kinase: protein MNNKRLGNRYVLLEKIGSGGMAVVYKATDAILNRTVAIKLLRSEFSHDPEFVKNFENEAQSAASLSHPNVVSIFDVGKEKDDHYIVMEYIDGKTLKEVIQERAPLPTAEVIEISKQISEALDHAHQHGIIHRDIKPHNILINKFGRIKVTDFGIARAVTTSTLTYQTESVLGSVHYFSPEQARGGVSTEKSDIYSLGVVMYEMLTNKLPFSGDSPISVALKHLQDEITEPSIHNQNIPDNLENLVLRTLAKDPLHRYPSAEKLLKDLKHVLDPKYSIEKLSTIVEQGEPTRVIPVIKETTPRRNRNDIQNNTANAEDVSSQLQEEHKSIIDHTGFRIGVAVFFVALLVFVSLYVYRSFTDILYVPEARVPVVEGELLSEAILKFEELGFEASNIVEEYRYDQEVPEGHIIRQDPVGNSRVKVNYSPLTLFISKGKERTTIPNVIGNTASRAKFLLEQQGLQVEVIEEFNEKVNSGEVFNQVPSAGEEVIPGDTAVTIHVSKGLESFKMPNLITLSLAEAEKQLQVNGLVRGTIFQEPSYVVQRGEVIRQAPVKADDAVTKGQIIDLWISSGYPADARYYEEAIFVRPTQIGTKSDVVIKVSDARGKAQVFYQRTIVDEELFNVQLVLAPQTIGVIEVYLNGVFVDSKAVSY, encoded by the coding sequence ATGAATAACAAAAGGCTTGGGAATCGATATGTTCTTTTGGAGAAAATCGGAAGTGGCGGAATGGCTGTCGTATATAAAGCTACTGACGCGATTCTCAATCGGACTGTCGCAATCAAATTACTCCGAAGTGAATTCTCTCATGATCCTGAATTTGTTAAAAACTTTGAAAATGAAGCTCAATCAGCTGCAAGTTTGTCCCATCCAAATGTCGTCAGTATTTTTGACGTTGGCAAAGAAAAAGATGATCACTACATCGTAATGGAGTACATTGATGGTAAAACATTAAAAGAAGTCATTCAAGAACGTGCACCTCTTCCCACTGCAGAAGTGATAGAGATTTCTAAACAAATCTCTGAAGCATTAGATCATGCCCATCAACACGGTATTATACATCGTGATATTAAACCGCACAATATACTGATTAACAAGTTTGGCAGAATTAAAGTTACTGACTTTGGGATTGCTAGAGCGGTGACAACGTCAACTCTTACGTATCAAACAGAATCAGTTCTTGGTTCTGTGCATTATTTCTCTCCGGAACAGGCCCGCGGGGGTGTCTCTACTGAAAAGTCAGATATCTATTCCTTAGGTGTTGTAATGTATGAAATGCTAACGAACAAACTCCCGTTTTCTGGTGATAGCCCAATCAGTGTAGCATTAAAGCATTTACAAGATGAAATTACAGAACCAAGCATACATAATCAAAATATACCGGATAATTTAGAAAATCTAGTTCTTAGGACTTTAGCGAAGGACCCTTTACACCGTTATCCTTCAGCTGAGAAATTACTGAAAGATTTAAAACATGTACTCGATCCCAAATACTCGATAGAGAAATTAAGTACGATTGTGGAACAAGGGGAGCCGACTAGAGTAATACCTGTAATTAAAGAGACCACTCCTCGAAGAAATAGAAATGATATTCAGAATAACACTGCTAATGCAGAAGATGTGTCATCTCAATTACAAGAAGAACATAAAAGCATAATTGATCATACGGGATTTAGAATAGGTGTAGCAGTTTTCTTTGTTGCTTTGTTAGTGTTCGTGTCGCTCTATGTATATCGATCATTTACCGATATATTGTATGTTCCAGAGGCTCGAGTACCTGTTGTTGAAGGTGAGTTACTTTCAGAAGCTATACTAAAGTTCGAAGAGTTGGGCTTTGAAGCGAGCAATATCGTCGAGGAATATAGATATGACCAAGAAGTGCCAGAGGGACATATTATCCGACAAGATCCTGTGGGCAACTCACGCGTAAAGGTAAATTATTCTCCATTGACGCTCTTTATAAGTAAGGGTAAGGAGAGGACCACAATTCCTAACGTTATCGGGAATACCGCTAGTAGAGCTAAATTTTTATTAGAGCAACAAGGTCTACAAGTCGAAGTGATTGAGGAATTCAATGAAAAAGTGAATTCAGGGGAAGTATTTAATCAAGTTCCTTCAGCAGGAGAAGAAGTAATCCCAGGGGATACAGCGGTCACTATTCATGTTAGCAAAGGGTTAGAATCCTTTAAAATGCCTAATTTAATCACCCTATCTCTAGCAGAAGCAGAGAAACAATTACAAGTGAATGGTTTAGTGCGTGGAACCATATTCCAAGAACCAAGTTATGTGGTTCAGCGTGGTGAAGTGATACGACAAGCACCAGTGAAAGCTGATGATGCCGTAACAAAAGGACAGATTATCGACCTATGGATTTCTAGTGGGTATCCAGCGGATGCTAGGTATTATGAGGAAGCGATTTTCGTGCGTCCTACACAGATAGGTACTAAATCTGATGTTGTAATTAAAGTCAGTGATGCACGTGGTAAGGCCCAGGTATTCTATCAGAGAACAATCGTTGACGAAGAATTATTTAACGTACAACTGGTGTTAGCGCCGCAAACGATTGGTGTCATTGAAGTATATTTAAATGGAGTATTCGTTGATTCGAAAGCGGTATCTTATTGA
- the rsgA gene encoding ribosome small subunit-dependent GTPase A, whose product MAIGTIVKALSGFYYVQDQSAGDIYECRGRGILKKNSVSPLVGDRVNYTPTSHQQGMIEEIMPRTNEFFRPKVANVDQTILVFTHKEPAWNQRLLDRFIVMAESVGVDSLIVINKIDLLNDSEILEVYSNKELYESIGYSVILVSTKSQVGKEELALALKDKISMFSGQSGVGKSSLLNFIESGLELKVGDVSSKLGRGKHTTRHVELYALSSGGFIADTPGFSQIELTNIEDVSELKEYFVELFSRGQGCKYRGCTHITEDGCQVISDVEKGEIQKFRYEHYVELFHEIKEQLQNKY is encoded by the coding sequence ATGGCTATAGGCACTATAGTAAAGGCATTAAGTGGATTTTACTATGTACAAGATCAATCGGCTGGTGATATTTACGAATGTCGAGGGCGAGGTATTCTGAAGAAGAATAGTGTTTCCCCGTTAGTTGGTGACCGTGTAAACTATACACCAACAAGCCATCAACAAGGAATGATTGAAGAAATTATGCCTAGAACAAACGAATTCTTCCGTCCAAAAGTAGCAAATGTAGATCAAACGATTCTCGTTTTTACTCATAAAGAGCCAGCTTGGAATCAGCGACTGCTTGATCGTTTTATAGTTATGGCTGAGTCTGTAGGCGTAGATTCTTTAATTGTCATTAACAAAATTGATTTATTGAATGATTCAGAGATTCTAGAGGTTTACTCGAACAAAGAACTATATGAATCTATAGGCTACTCTGTCATTTTAGTATCTACGAAAAGTCAAGTAGGTAAAGAAGAACTCGCATTAGCACTTAAAGATAAAATATCGATGTTTTCTGGTCAATCAGGAGTAGGGAAATCAAGTTTGTTAAATTTCATAGAATCTGGGTTAGAGTTGAAAGTTGGAGATGTAAGTTCAAAATTAGGAAGAGGTAAACACACCACACGTCATGTGGAGCTTTATGCCCTCTCAAGTGGTGGATTTATCGCAGATACTCCAGGATTTAGTCAAATTGAATTGACGAATATCGAAGATGTATCGGAGTTAAAGGAATATTTCGTAGAACTATTTAGTCGTGGACAAGGATGTAAATATCGCGGTTGTACGCATATCACAGAAGACGGCTGTCAGGTTATTTCTGATGTAGAGAAAGGCGAAATTCAAAAATTTCGTTACGAGCATTATGTTGAGCTCTTTCACGAAATTAAAGAACAATTACAAAATAAATATTAG
- the rpe gene encoding ribulose-phosphate 3-epimerase — MKIQIAPSILSADFAKLGQEIQTVEQAGVDMIHVDVMDGHFVPNITIGPLVVQSIKPITSLPLDVHLMIENADRYIPDFCKAGADIISVHAEASPHLHRTIQLIKSFQVKAAVALNPATSLDVIEYVIEELDMVLIMSVNPGFGGQSFIPSSLRKIEKLRTMIENKGLNVDIQVDGGVNEHTVRDVTQAGANILVAGSYLFGKSDLKQRVNLLRGE, encoded by the coding sequence ATGAAAATTCAAATAGCACCATCGATATTATCCGCGGATTTTGCAAAATTAGGACAAGAAATTCAAACAGTTGAACAAGCTGGAGTCGATATGATTCATGTTGATGTAATGGATGGACATTTCGTTCCGAACATTACGATTGGTCCTTTAGTCGTTCAGTCCATTAAACCAATTACATCGTTGCCTTTAGATGTGCATTTGATGATTGAAAATGCGGATCGATATATACCAGATTTCTGTAAAGCGGGAGCTGATATTATTTCTGTTCATGCAGAAGCAAGTCCGCATTTACATCGTACGATTCAACTTATTAAAAGCTTTCAGGTGAAAGCAGCAGTGGCTTTAAATCCAGCAACATCCCTGGACGTTATTGAATATGTTATAGAAGAACTAGACATGGTGTTAATTATGTCTGTGAACCCAGGTTTTGGTGGACAATCATTTATTCCTAGCTCACTTAGAAAGATTGAAAAATTAAGAACAATGATCGAAAACAAAGGTCTGAACGTGGATATTCAAGTTGACGGTGGAGTCAATGAACATACAGTAAGAGATGTTACCCAGGCAGGAGCCAATATTTTAGTGGCAGGATCTTATTTATTTGGCAAATCTGATTTGAAACAAAGGGTGAACCTGTTACGTGGAGAATAA
- a CDS encoding thiamine diphosphokinase, translating into MENKLIHVKMITGRYEGIIDCTDKDVLIAVDAGIGILRAQNIPPKYLIGDLDSASQEDVKWAKENGVTIVQLEREKDEVDTEVALRYAIQYQPNSITIYNDLDGRFDHAMALVYLLLIPLEKGIACHIEGTYNHIYLVQDKLQLSASHSYVSILPFTQTAKASAIGLKYSLPDLLHVSRPIGISNEFIEQVSEITVEQGIILVILSKIV; encoded by the coding sequence GTGGAGAATAAATTAATACACGTTAAAATGATTACAGGAAGGTACGAAGGGATTATCGATTGCACGGACAAGGATGTTTTGATTGCTGTAGATGCAGGGATTGGAATTTTAAGGGCACAGAATATTCCGCCTAAGTACTTAATTGGAGATTTAGATTCAGCTTCTCAAGAAGATGTAAAGTGGGCCAAAGAAAACGGTGTTACGATTGTTCAATTAGAAAGAGAAAAAGATGAAGTAGATACAGAAGTAGCTCTCCGCTATGCAATACAGTATCAGCCAAATTCTATTACTATATATAATGATTTAGATGGTAGGTTTGACCATGCCATGGCATTAGTATATCTATTGCTTATTCCTCTAGAAAAAGGAATTGCTTGTCATATCGAAGGTACCTATAATCATATTTATTTAGTACAAGATAAACTACAATTGTCAGCAAGTCACTCCTATGTATCGATTTTACCATTTACTCAAACTGCCAAGGCAAGCGCTATCGGATTAAAATATTCTTTGCCAGATTTGTTGCACGTAAGCCGTCCAATTGGTATTAGCAATGAATTTATTGAACAAGTTTCGGAAATTACGGTAGAGCAGGGAATAATTTTAGTTATTCTGAGTAAAATTGTATAA
- the spoVM gene encoding stage V sporulation protein SpoVM — protein MRFYTIKLPRFLGGIVKSFISMFQKSG, from the coding sequence TTGCGCTTTTATACGATTAAGTTGCCAAGATTTTTAGGAGGAATCGTAAAATCCTTTATTAGCATGTTTCAAAAAAGTGGCTAA
- the rpmB gene encoding 50S ribosomal protein L28, translating into MAKRCDICEKETRTGNHVSHSNRKTKREWKPNIQKVRAVVNGSVKRVNICTRCIRSGKVSRAI; encoded by the coding sequence ATGGCAAAGCGTTGTGATATTTGTGAAAAAGAAACTCGCACAGGAAATCATGTGAGTCACTCAAATAGAAAAACGAAGCGTGAATGGAAACCTAATATTCAAAAGGTTCGTGCAGTAGTGAATGGTTCAGTAAAGCGCGTGAACATTTGCACCCGTTGCATTCGATCTGGTAAAGTTAGTCGAGCTATCTAA
- a CDS encoding Asp23/Gls24 family envelope stress response protein: protein MSYSINNENGVVYIGEQVIAAVAGMAAIDSYGIVGMASRHQIKDGIAELLKKDNLAKGIEVKFEDGKIRLIIHIVVSYGVKISEVAQNVQEKVKYVLENLTGVPVEEVSVIVQGVKVSAE, encoded by the coding sequence ATGTCGTATTCTATAAACAATGAAAATGGAGTCGTATATATTGGAGAACAAGTCATTGCGGCAGTTGCTGGTATGGCTGCAATTGATAGTTATGGGATTGTAGGTATGGCCAGTAGACATCAAATTAAAGATGGTATTGCCGAATTGCTAAAAAAAGATAATTTAGCAAAGGGAATCGAAGTGAAATTTGAAGATGGAAAAATACGATTAATTATACATATAGTTGTTAGCTATGGTGTGAAAATTTCAGAAGTAGCACAAAATGTGCAAGAGAAGGTTAAATATGTATTGGAAAATTTAACAGGGGTACCGGTAGAAGAAGTAAGTGTTATTGTACAAGGAGTTAAAGTTTCAGCAGAATAA
- a CDS encoding DAK2 domain-containing protein: protein MPIVIRGEHIYSMLLSGGKALGNQVASVDALNVFPVPDGDTGTNMNLSFVSGIQEIQAHSTAQDSFGDIMSHFARGIMMGARGNSGVILSQIFRGISQHTKKMTEVNGEDFALALEKGVEVAYKAVMKPVEGTILTVIRESAKTAAKFSRRANSVEEVLKAAIEQAELTLSQTPEMLPVLKEVGVVDAGGKGLVIILQGMYEALTGEQIEYRFEQQSSTSLPQQSNANDDTDGYGYCTEFIIKNFTRDVSELEIRNTLSEQGDSLLVVKDDDFVKIHIHTLDPGKVLSYAGNVGSLHRIKIDNMTEQHNHLSLKSEALQTQEQAKEASAKQKKNYGIVTVTNGEGVRDIFLSIGADEIVFGGQSMNPSTEDLAKAVKNINADTVFILPNNKNIILASEQVVNVIEDKQVIVIPSKTIPEGIAAILAFHEDQEVDDNIEVMKEAMTSVVSGQVTYAVRDTQINGNTIQEGDFLGIVGSEIAVNGQDLMGTTLQLLDRMIDKDAHEIITIFTGFEVAADQTEVLKSQVAEAFPDLELEVKEGLQPTYYFIISVE, encoded by the coding sequence ATGCCGATAGTAATACGTGGTGAACATATATATTCAATGTTACTAAGTGGTGGAAAAGCTCTTGGAAACCAAGTGGCTAGTGTAGATGCTTTGAATGTATTCCCTGTACCTGATGGTGATACAGGAACGAATATGAATCTATCCTTTGTATCTGGAATACAAGAAATACAAGCGCATAGCACCGCTCAAGACTCTTTTGGAGATATTATGAGTCATTTTGCTCGCGGAATCATGATGGGAGCTAGGGGAAATTCAGGAGTTATTCTATCGCAAATTTTCCGTGGGATTAGTCAACACACGAAAAAAATGACGGAAGTAAATGGTGAAGATTTTGCCTTAGCGCTAGAAAAGGGTGTTGAGGTAGCTTATAAAGCAGTAATGAAGCCAGTAGAAGGAACAATTCTGACAGTTATTAGGGAATCTGCGAAAACGGCTGCAAAGTTTTCACGCAGAGCAAATTCTGTCGAAGAAGTACTAAAGGCTGCCATCGAACAGGCAGAATTGACTTTAAGTCAGACTCCTGAGATGCTTCCAGTTCTAAAAGAAGTAGGTGTGGTGGATGCTGGAGGGAAAGGTCTAGTTATTATCTTGCAAGGGATGTATGAAGCTTTAACTGGTGAACAAATAGAATATCGATTCGAGCAACAATCCAGTACGAGTCTTCCACAGCAATCGAATGCAAACGATGATACTGATGGGTATGGATATTGTACAGAATTTATTATCAAGAACTTTACAAGAGATGTTAGTGAATTAGAGATACGGAACACGCTGTCAGAACAAGGAGACTCCCTTTTAGTTGTTAAAGATGATGATTTTGTAAAAATTCACATCCACACACTTGATCCAGGTAAAGTATTATCTTATGCAGGGAATGTAGGGAGTTTACATCGTATTAAGATTGATAATATGACGGAGCAGCATAATCACCTATCCCTAAAATCCGAAGCGTTGCAAACGCAAGAACAAGCGAAAGAAGCATCAGCTAAACAGAAAAAGAATTATGGGATAGTAACTGTTACCAATGGCGAGGGGGTCAGAGATATTTTCCTATCCATTGGCGCTGACGAAATAGTATTTGGTGGTCAGTCCATGAATCCTTCTACTGAAGACTTGGCAAAGGCGGTTAAAAATATTAATGCAGATACAGTATTTATTTTACCGAACAATAAAAATATCATCTTGGCATCTGAACAAGTGGTTAATGTTATTGAGGATAAACAAGTAATTGTTATACCAAGTAAGACGATTCCCGAAGGAATCGCAGCTATTCTTGCTTTCCATGAAGACCAAGAGGTAGATGATAACATAGAAGTTATGAAAGAAGCGATGACTTCTGTTGTTAGCGGACAAGTAACATATGCAGTTAGGGATACTCAAATTAATGGTAATACTATTCAAGAAGGCGATTTTCTAGGGATTGTCGGTAGTGAAATTGCTGTGAATGGTCAGGACTTAATGGGGACGACACTACAGCTGTTAGACCGCATGATTGACAAGGATGCCCATGAGATTATCACAATTTTCACTGGTTTTGAAGTAGCTGCTGACCAAACAGAAGTATTGAAATCTCAAGTTGCTGAAGCGTTTCCTGATTTAGAATTAGAAGTTAAAGAGGGTTTACAGCCGACGTATTACTTTATCATTTCTGTAGAATAG